Part of the Zingiber officinale cultivar Zhangliang chromosome 8A, Zo_v1.1, whole genome shotgun sequence genome, ATACCAATTTCGCTAGCATCCTTATTTTCAACACATGGACGAGTTGGTCTACACTGTTGAGATACCAGTGGTGAGCATATTTCAAGATTACTAAAATTTCCTGCGATCTTCTCAGCAGTATCCAAGGAAATTTCAGAAGTTAATGGTACTGGATTACTTAATCCAGATCCTCCTGCAAAATCTTACGATGAAACAAATTCCATGTATTCCAGAGACCAAACAATCTTAAGATAAAAGACATGATTAACCTGCAGCTGAAAGATATATCAGCATGATCCCGTCAGGAGGAAGTTCCTCACAGATTGTGGCCAGGACCTGCAATACAAAAGCACTGTAAACAAGATAAAAATGGAGTGGTGTTTTTGATTGCCACCACTAGAGAAGCTCAAGTCTAACTTCCATGTTCAGTAGCTTCTTTATAGAGGTGAAAATTGGAAGATTTGAACAAGGAGAATAGACAGAATGTCACAAGAAGATTTGCAACTATCTGGCATTTTTTTTGAGTGTCCATCTCTAACTTTGGTAAGATGCTCATGAAAGGGAACAATAAACAGAGATAAAAAAAACACAAGTTATTTTCCTAGGCGCACTTAGAAACATAATAATAGTAGAAACGGACATAATTTTGCAATTCAGCTCTTTAGTATATATCCTCTCCATGAGCTTTTTGTATTAGACAAAGGCTCCTATCGTATTAGATAAATGATGGAAAAGAAGAAGATCCAATACAAGGATTATTAATATCTTGTTAGATTAAAAGATTCAAATAtcttataataatattataagaTTCAAATATAAAATGACACAAACTCTTATGATAGATTATAAGATTCAAATATAAAATGGCAAACATCATAAATATGAACTAGAGTATAAAAGTACTGAGACAATTTGATTCAACTCAATATGATTTCATATGAATTTTATCTTACAAGATCCTGAAGAGAAAAAAAAGTTCTACCAACTAATAAAAGCAaacttaatttattaaattaaacagAATGagtcaaaaaaaaataaacctaaagtagaaaataaaaaataaaggatGAATCTTTTGTTACAAGATACAAAAGGTAGGAGAGGTGGAATTTCAAAGTTGACAATGTAGAAGAAAATTCTTGTCACATGGAAATGCAAAGTCAACCACAGCTAAGATGGAATCTATGCCGAATAGTGACTGAAAGAACAAATCTTGTCTATTTTGTCTTCCATCTTCAACAATATTGATGCCAACAAGACTCATATCATGCTGAATTTTGTATTTTGTTAGACGTGGAGGTAGTGAAATATCTTCTTGCCTATTCCACTTCAATTcctataaaaatgaaataaacaatatctggaatttttttatgaatgtgAAATACGAAGCTATATATTTTCCATCTGAAACCTATGTTAATGCTGTGAATTACATGTAATATTAACATCTAGCTATCATCATCTACAACCAACTAATGATTTGAAATAGAGAAGAAAATTTGAAGCAGCAAGGGCATCTAATCCAGGGAACCCAAGTAGATAGGCAGCCTGGAGGGCCAACGGCAATATTTTGAATGGAGATATGAAGCATCAATTTATCAAGCATTAAGACTATTATGCAAATATTAGCTTATCAATACATCACCAGAGAAATTCTAATCGGAAACATCTTAATGGGAGCAAAGGCATTGATAAACTCACCAAAAGGAAATGAGTAATTGAAGGGCGGTACAAAATTAACTTCCGTGGATTAGGTGGCAATGTCTGGTCCCTAATATCTTGGAATAGATTGACTCGATTAATGCCAGTCCCAAAGTGACCACTATCAGTTCCATTCCTCGTTGAGAATGAACCAGAGGGCTCCCACTCCAGGCATTGAAGCATTCTGAAGGTATCTAGAGTCAGCTCTGTAAACTTGACCTGATGAGACAAGGTCAATTAGTTATTTCCCTTATTTTAAGCATTTGAAGATATTAGCATGATGCTAAGAGGAGATATATCAGGTCCAAAAGAAAATGTAATCAACCTCATTGTGATGATAACTGCACAAAATTGCATCGCGTACTACCAAACCCCTCCTAGCGAAGCTAGAAGATATAACAGGAAGAGAGTCAGGATGTGAGTCAAAGAGAAAACTATATCTTAAAGGCCTCATGTTCATAAAAGTTGTATCAGCTTTAAGAAATCTGATTATTTCTTGGACCACATGCTTCCACTCTCTGAACTCTGCTTCCTGCACATAATAACCAAAGAATTAGGTTGAGGTCACCACCTGCAACATATCCACTATTTCCTCCCTCTGCACTATAGACAAACTATAATTTCTCTAGGACTTTGAAAAATGCTTCCCCATCACGGGGCTTAAAGAAACTTCATCAGAGAGCTTAAGATATTCAACATATTCCTCGGGTAACAGTagtgaattttcatgaaaaacaAAATGAATGTTCCACTTAAGAAGGTCCAGATTGCCTTATATCTTATCTATCAATTTTCCATCAAACTTGAAGTTtatggagatttttatttagaataTTCAAGTTAATTCAGCAGTGAAACACAATTAAAAATGAAGAAACGATTTCCATTATTCTCAATCGCGACAGACCTGGAAGCTCTTCTTGCACTCATCCACCATCGCCTTGAGCGAACCGACCAACTTGAAGACCATCTCCCGCCGGCCGAGCACAAGGCAGACGATCAGGAATCGGGCGAGAAACCTGAGCTGCTTGTTTGCCAGCGCCGTATCCTGCGCCTGAGCCCCTCCGCCACCACCATCCCTGAAGTACTCCCGGCTGAAGATGGCCTCGTAGAAGATGTAGGCTTCGGAAAGGTAAGAAGAATCGCCGGTCCGCTGGTATTGCCCGTAGTATAACTGAGCGATCCGGGCAGCAATCTCCCCCACCTCCCATCGTCGAAGCCCGGCTTCCACCAGCTTCTGCCGATGCTCCTGCTGCAGCTTCCACAGCTGGGTGTAGATCTTGAACGCCTTGTGGAAATCCGCGTCGTTGCTGCACGGAACCGAGAGTGATTAGGGAGGAGGAGGAAAAAAAGGGGCCAAAAAGGAGCGGAAAATTTGGGGGTAGTACCGATTGCGACCGAAGTTGGGGAGATCGCGAACCCTAGAGAATTTGCGATCGGCTTTGTCGAGGAGAGACCAGAAGAGCTCGGTGATGGGGATGCTACTCTTATTGCTGGTCTGCGCCATTTCCCAAGGTTGAACGAGATCGAAGGGTTTCGGATTCGAAGGCGGAGGAGGTTTTTAGCTCTAGACTTTGACCAAACTACGAGTACAAAATTCCGATTTTAAAATTCGggagatattttttttcaaaacaaaaaagaaaatagaaacaaactagcattttcatttttcatataaaataattttatttgaatttttgtGATTTCGCTGATAAAAAtggcaaaaaataaaaataaaaataaaacgtCCCAAATTAAGAGAActatttccttaaaaaaaaaatggggACCTctcttgttatttttattttaaaattcctttggTCCAATATTAATGTTGAAGTTATTAGATATttaatatcttactattttaataaaaatttccttccTTTATTAACTAACTTTGATAAAGCTAAAATGAATTTATATTACTgtctttttttctattcacactaaaaataattccaagatttattaataattccacaagcgaaacaatcagtgatctagagttcgagactcagctacgacgtattattatgaatttttcttatcattaattttctttggttgttttatataaaaaaaaataaagttctatttagtctcacatcttagaattgataacactatgatcaaagaaacttctataaatattttaagccgacgatgttaaaaaatatatttttcttagtttcttttactaagagaagtataatattaaattaaaataatttttttcataggaaGCCCATTACAGTAGTTTATTGCTGGggctcaaataatttatatattattatattacacatgcaacgcgtgtgcacgatcacactagtaatttatagaaattattgAGTAAATGTTATAATGTATTTAGGCTgcgtttggtagggtgtaatctgtcttgtaatgtaatccagattatattacaatgttgattattttgtttggtttcatttttaacttgtaatgtaatctggatcaCAAAAggtaatgaagttttgtaatctggattacaaaacaaacatattataatccgattacattacgagatcACCTTTTAACAAAAATTTGAATGTCAAATATACCCCTACTCTGTCGCCGCCCATCTTCGCCCGCCGCCACTGCCAGCGACCGGTCGGCGGTGGTCGGCGGTCGTCGGTTGCCGGTGGTCGGCGGCCGTCGGCCGGTCCAACAGAGATGTAGCGTCCGTCGGTAGAAGttgtaggatatttttgtcattttataatactacaaattacattccttataaaaataatggacaccaaacaaaagaatgtaatcacctttgtaatcaaaCATTATATACAtttcattaccaaacgtagtaatgtaatcaagattatattacattacattacaaatttgattacattacaagctcaattacattacgcccaaccaaacgtagccttaggAGATAGTTGATATAATTTATAGAAACTATTGAGTAAATGTTATAATGTTTTAAGATGAATTTATGTATGATTTAAGATTTTTACCTATAGAAGTTATAATGTGTAGAAATTATTTGATATTTGttatagtgtaaaagctattcaATAGTTGTTATAACATGATTAGTGTGAATTTAAGGTTTAAGATTTAGGATATCtaaatatatcaaaaaaaattatttattaattaggttaacatgtatttaaattaaaaataaaactttaagtataagttattttgatataatagtgtttatatatcttaatttttaaatcataagtTCATATTAAACATGTTAGAGTAGCTACTAGGTAACTTATATATGTTATCGTAGCTATTGAGTGTTGGAGCAATTGTTgttaccctaggttttgatatttgggcaaaggtataagttagattattattgtatttgatatgtactTGTGAGTGTATATGATGCAGAAAACAAggtaaagtccaagtgtgatcttgataaagtaaagtctaagtgtgatcttgacaaaggaaagtctaagtgtgatattggcaaaggcaaagtccaagtgtgaagatttggcaacgtaagtccaagtgtgtagttttgtctgttaggatcttcggatgcggctagagagggggtgtgaatagccgacctcaaattctcgtttcttcctacaatttgagttagcgcagcggaaataaaagatagaaacgaaacgggagaatatcaaacctcaaacgcgacgatataacgaggtttggagatgatactcctactcctcggcgtgtccgtaaggtggacgaatcctatcaatccgtcagtggatgagaccccggaaaaccggctaataaaaactccttctgggtggagaaacctcgccacaatttctcttgcaacagcaagatcagagtacaagaaatacagcaagaagccaagaacaatatgaatgtaaaaacactagtttgcttgccttctcgtcgactgttgatgaagcagcaacttcacggatgccaaccacagcaacaACTGTTGTTGGAGACCtaaccgagggaagctcacacgaagcttcagcagtagagagcttaacaaagctcagatcgcaaggaggaagaagaagaagaaaaccagCATCTATAGAGGCCCTCCAaatcttgatttatatgaacctgcgaaggaGAAGACAGAGACctaaatctagccgttgtgactcaacggctagacctggaccgatcaggctccaccctgatcggtccagggaggatctgatcggtcaggggaccgatcaggccctaggctgatcggtccctagaccgatcccaactctcacagaaagttggttgccgagccctgatcggtttgtggaccgatcaggtcataggtggatcggtccacagaccgatccccctattgatcCCCTATTATTCTCTtcttgctgatcggtcaccagaccgatcagataacccacagagagctactgtgtggttactgatcggtcacgagaccgatcagataactaaggtatcactggatcggtcgacagactgatccagacagccaaagtatcattggatcggtcaacagaccgatccaatgcctctgttggttttagagcttcccagccctaaaccctaacgtcttcctggtccatagaacgagctaccgagccctctccgacttccatgtccggtccagagaacgagctaccgagccctctctgacctagtccggagaacgagctaccgagccctccccgacttccacgtccggtccagagaatgagctatcgagccctctctgacctaatcaggagaacgagctaccgagccctctccaactccaaccagtccagagaacgagctaccgagccctctctgacttagtccggagaacgagctaccgaaccctctccgactccatccagtccagagaatgagctaccgagccctctctgacctcccatgccaagcttccatacttggacttttcccgtgccaagctccctgcttgaacttctccgtgccaagtctccatacttggacttttcccatgccaagctccctgcttggacttttccgtgccaagtcttcatacttggacctttccatgccaagtctccatacttggacttttcccgtgtcaggtcaactcaagtcgggtcaactaggtcaaccttgaccaaaggttgcacccacaatacctcaagtttctattcttgtcaaacatcaaaatataacttctccattcttgtcaaacatcaaaatatacctcgagtcatgtcaactcgagtcgggtcactcaggtcaaccttgacctaaggttgcaccaacaatctccccctttttgatgtttgacaaaaaccataatcaagttagattaacccgataacctaacttaggttttccaatagttctccaatgttcttccttgaacattctctgaacattctccccaaactccaatgttcttccttgaacattctctggacattctccccctttttgacacacatcaaaaaggagtgaatcaaggtcaagagtttcttcctaatgacctttcattgaaacccttaatttcccccttgatactaaagtcaacaatcaacttagtgataattccatatcactcatcctcagaaatcttgacgagtaaaaactccccctaaaagtcaactcctccttgatcattgcaccaacaatgtcttggagagtttcaaccctttagaaatctaaaacaccaacttccacagctgaaatttcagacaacagtcgaaaatcagcattttggcacgcactgatcggtcaccagaccgatcaggacttcactggatcggtcaccagaccgatccacactgccctggatcggtccagtgaccgatccagacttccctggatcgatcaggatcttctctgatcggtctacaactctctgataaggatttctgatttttctcccggaattcagaaacccctaaaaaattacataaaactccaaaaattgtaaaattttgaggatacattcctcataacatatattatcatggaaaaatagttttctatgaaaataactcccattttttaatcttgatacaaagttcgaaatactttgaaatagctcaaggttaatccatttttgtatcaacttgctcaatgatgaatgctatcactagaaaagcttcatcaaggtttttcaaattaattttgaaatgatcttaaaccattcaatttaggaccacaatcttagggctaaatgtacatgacttgtacacaagttttccttatgatcctcaaattcgaattaggctcatctaggtacaagaactatgcaccttgatcctaactcataatcctaatatctcacacacatctaaggtgtatcaaacacatccagtcaattttgatgtgagatatgggtttaggtcatcttaagctaagttctcatgcattttctaaacaacaatttgatctccatatcaaattgtgtttctatcattaaatcacattaattgatcataaatgcaagagatgatgacatgacataaaataatatcataagtggaaatatgtgtcaatgtcatgatgtcatggcataaagtatgaaacttaaataaggcatgacatataactaacctaagcattatcatgacatttcaaatgataataaaataaagatgatgtcatgacatgacatatgacaaacaatgtatggcaaataacatacaaaggtatagaaaatacctaattctagccttagttgccatttttgataattttgatcattttaccataaattctatattcctaagtgtaatagacctaaaatcatatactaaagatttttagatcactatgtgccaattagattgaccctagaaaactcctcaaatgtggttggcacatcctaatcaccttaggaataatttttaatttcattttcaatgcttgattacaccttgaaaattcctaaaatgtcaccttttgccacgagtaggttaactacctatccaattaaggttggcacaccctaaaccatctagcgtgaagggatcacgctcctaggaacccaatacctatttgagctcattgggttcactaaatattcactagggatgacttccctagcaaccctcctaatgaccctcctaggctttaaagccttggtcatttgggactcatcaagatcaactctaggggtgactccccttgtgaccttggtgatggtcttcttagccctaagtcttgttccataatcgaatggaacattatgataagtgggcttgaccacttgagacttaggtttgtgacccaaacctctcatgtccttgggctttgatttttgacccttagaccctagagttgacttctccaaattcttaagagcattttctaaagtgtcaagtcttgaccttaagatttgattttccttctttaatacctcaagctttaattttccatttttctttgaggtattcctaggcatatgtctagttgttttgggattcctatctaggttttccttaaccttagatgagttaactctaaggttggcatttctagcattgtccttatctaggctaacatgtttggcacctaaggacatgtatcggtttctatagttatcatgcttatcattattgacaattgcaataaaactactagcatgtgtcttattagaattgcaagaatgtgccttaaaggataccttagggtttgccttagctcctcctatagatgtgct contains:
- the LOC122008943 gene encoding protein SCAI-like, which translates into the protein MAQTSNKSSIPITELFWSLLDKADRKFSRVRDLPNFGRNRNDADFHKAFKIYTQLWKLQQEHRQKLVEAGLRRWEVGEIAARIAQLYYGQYQRTGDSSYLSEAYIFYEAIFSREYFRDGGGGGAQAQDTALANKQLRFLARFLIVCLVLGRREMVFKLVGSLKAMVDECKKSFQEAEFREWKHVVQEIIRFLKADTTFMNMRPLRYSFLFDSHPDSLPVISSSFARRGLVVRDAILCSYHHNEVKFTELTLDTFRMLQCLEWEPSGSFSTRNGTDSGHFGTGINRVNLFQDIRDQTLPPNPRKLILYRPSITHFLLVLATICEELPPDGIMLIYLSAAGGSGLSNPVPLTSEISLDTAEKIAGNFSNLEICSPLVSQQCRPTRPCVENKDASEIGIDEQASLWLGSRGTGGSSSIYPCDLIPFTRKPIFLVIDSDRSQAFKVIHGAEKGATVAMLLSPCSRPPPQGTTSEFARSQQGSQFTMFLSAPVQAFCFLIGISGANVDKDKYDKAEKLLSFSLSEWERALVTSNDLHPVWIEVLGDPFLRRLLLRFIFCRTALALYAPAWHHDEYLPECLPHLPEPVDPNSYISQSAIMKLADTFGIINQFVFSEEILLSKHGDDDSAMERLPETEEDDTTDPDET